The proteins below come from a single Aegilops tauschii subsp. strangulata cultivar AL8/78 chromosome 6, Aet v6.0, whole genome shotgun sequence genomic window:
- the LOC109770991 gene encoding uncharacterized protein, with protein MLRRRSCIVTHLLSSRTASPLLSLQRLLSTAAAPAVSPNPSFAVEDYLVSTCGLTRAKALKASAKLSHLKSPAKPDAVLAFLAGLGLSGADVAAVVAKDPLFLCAGVEGNLGPAVAGLTGLGLSRSEVARLVSLSPDRFRRKNVVPKAHYYLSLLGSSEDLLLAARRGLFLFSVDLDIVVKPNVAALRECGLGARDIAKLLIQMPRIVTASPERVLAMVACAEGIGVPRGSGMFRHALQSVACFSEEKIAAKVEQLKKTLRWSDADVGIALCKWPTVLRWSKDMLQRKSEFLISKVGLEPAYIAHRPVMLSLSLEGRLKPRYYVMRFLQENGLLSHGRDYYAMVLVGEKVFVERFIRPHKQAAPLIAEDYAAACIGEVPARFRFT; from the coding sequence atGCTCCGCCGCCGCAGCTGCATCGTCacccacctcctctcctctcgcACCGCCTCCCCACtcctctctctccagcgcctcctctccaccgccgccgcgcccgccgtTTCCCCAAACCCTAGCTTCGCCGTCGAGGACTACCTCGTCTCCACCTGCGGGCTGACCCGAGCCAAGGCGCTCAAGGCCTCCGCGAAGCTCTCCCACCTCAAGTCCCCCGCCAAGCCCGACGCCGTCCTCGCCTTCCTCGCCGGCCTCGGCCTCTCCGGCGCCGACGTCGCCGCGGTCGTCGCCAAAGACCCGCTCTTCCTCTGCGCCGGCGTGGAGGGAAACCTGGGCCCCGCCGTCGCGGGGCTCACCGGCCTCGGCCTCTCGCGCTCTGAGGTCGCGCGCCTCGTCTCGCTCTCCCCCGACCGATTCCGCCGCAAGAACGTCGTCCCCAAGGCGCACTACTACCTGTCCCTCTTAGGGTCCTCCGAGGACCTCCTCTTGGCGGCCAGGCGCGGCTTGTTCCTTTTCTCGGTCGAcctcgacattgtggtgaagCCCAATGTCGCGGCGCTGCGGGAGTGCGGGCTAGGTGCTCGTGATATTGCCAAGCTGCTCATCCAAATGCCGAGGATCGTCACGGCCAGCCCAGAGCGCGTCCTGGCAATGGTTGCGTGTGCCGAAGGCATAGGCGTGCCCCGTGGCTCCGGGATGTTCAGGCACGCGCTGCAGTCTGTCGCATGCTTCAGCGAGGAGAAGATTGCCGCCAAAGTGGAACAGTTAAAGAAGACATTGCGGTGGTCGGATGCCGATGTCGGCATTGCTCTGTGCAAGTGGCCCACTGTGCTGAGGTGGTCCAAGGACATGCTGCAGCGCAAGTCCGAGTTCCTCATCTCTAAGGTGGGGTTGGAACCGGCGTACATTGCTCACCGGCCCGTAATGCTCAGTCTTAGCCTCGAGGGCCGGCTCAAGCCTCGGTACTATGTTATGAGGTTTCTTCAGGAAAATGGATTGCTAAGTCATGGCAGAGACtactatgctatggtcttggtcGGCGAGAAGGTATTTGTGGAGAGGTTCATACGCCCCCACAAGCAAGCTGCGCCACTCATTGCTGAAGACTATGCAGCCGCTTGCATAGGGGAGGTGCCTGCTAGATTCAGATTTACGTGA